In Capsicum annuum cultivar UCD-10X-F1 chromosome 8, UCD10Xv1.1, whole genome shotgun sequence, the genomic window TTTGATCCAAGGGAATGCCTTCACCAACATACCAAGAGTTGTTCCATTACCTCCTCCAACATCCACCAATGACTCTATCCCTTTGAATATCTCCGCGCAATTATCGATAACAGCAGGCATTGTCACCCGCGCATGGCACGCCAGTGCGTCGTTGATCAGCTTGCTGTGCTCTGGATTGGTTTTTGCATACTCCCATACATCCTTTCCATGAGCCGCACTAAATGCTGCAGTATTTTCTGTCGaaatatgatataataataattaaaagtatGTGTATCTTTTATAATGGATCAGAGATAATTATACAATTTAATAGGATAtcaaaatctttaaaaataaGTATAGAATCAGTGCTTTTAGGTATTCAATTCTCATTGTCATTCACTTTAACACGAGTATTAGAACCATAAAAACGAATATAGTACCAAAAGTCCTAGATTCTAATCTTACTGCcattaaatagaagaaaatatttgtaatattttgatgaTATCATACGTGATTAGTGTCTcacttttaactctttaaacttTTCTATTAAACTACCAAATTAGATTAGATTGGAGGaagaaaaatcaattattttctaTTAATGAGATGGGGATTATGAAAATGTGATTTGAACTTATATTAACAAGTTAAGAAACACAAACTTgcctacttttctttttcttccaaaTTTAAAAAGCAAAATATAAAAAGATGTGTTTGGATTATGTTAGAGAGAGCTCTAATTTGTTATGTGAACCCAACTTATTTGATCCAAGCAAACTTTAGGCAGATTAAATTTCGATTTAGCCAAATTGACTTAATCCCGCCCATTTACCTCCCACAACCCTTCAATAAGATAAGATGATCACATGATTCAACGTATTCATACCCTTAGCCAAAACGCGGGCACTGAGGTAGTGCCATGGTGCAAGCATAACTGGGCTACTTTCAAGTAAGACAAGAGCAGCCATGCTATTTTCTCCATCTCTTCTAAGCAGACGCGAAACATGTGTTTGCACATAACCTGTTTCGCCATTTTCAGTGGACACCTCTTTGAATATTCCCCTGTTAGTCAAGAACCTCAGAATTCGATACAACGAAGAAGCAGAGCAGCCAAGTACATTGGACAGTTTGTTTAAGGAAACAGGTTGTTGATGTGTTTCCAAGAAATCAGGAATTCCCAATTCAATAGCACATTTAACAACAGCCATTTCAGTGAAACCAAATATGCAATTCCATATATCCTCTTGAGCTTGAGATTCTTCCTCTCCTTTGTGGATTAACCTTACAACTCCATTTGTTTCTTGCCCCATGTAACAACTGCTGTAAGAAATTAAAGCTAGAAGATTTTGCTATTCAGTGGTGTAAGCTAATTAAGTGATTCAGCCTTTTTATAGTTACATACTACAACTAATCCATGTCTGATGATGTTACTCTCTTTAAcataattaagaaataaaattgtGTTATACATCtgataatttaagtttttaaattaGGAACACGTGAAAATGTGTTTTAGAGTCACTTCTGAACCAACGGACATTTGATTCAGAATTGGGCCTCCACGTAAAAGGACGTGTCGAAGACGATTAAAAACACAAAATGTTGTTTCTCTAATATATAGATGAAATGGTCACACACTTAAATAGTTGTCAGCTGGCGACTAGCTCTTAGATGTGTCTTTGAAGGTAAAAAAAAATGTTTCCTAACAAAAGTGACACcatttccaaaatcaaatcctagaccttaatttgatcaagGACGTATTGTTTATTTTGGATTAATAATGAGTTTAATCTCTGCACACTGATATAGCAACTAATAAATCTTTTATCTTTTACGGTTAAATTTTGAGATGCAATGATATGTAACTCGATCATATAGCAAACTTAATCTGATAACGTAAAAAATAAAGCAACCAAACACTGTATAATCAGTTAAATTAAATTGTAAGCTTAGAATTCATTCACACCAATATAGTATTGAAATTCTTAATTCAGTGTTTGTGTGTATTGCATCTTCCAAGTAACTTCTTGTCCAATATCTCAGCAACCTCAATGACTACTCACCCAGAAAATTGGCCCAACCTCAGTTAAcatgttttttcattttcctaACCTGTCGAACGTGAAAATGAAAAACTGAATACCAACTAACGAGAATTGTTTGGCCATATACTATATTGGGAAAGATTGCAAAAGATCTAAGTTGGTGCAACTTGAAAATCAATTGATGGAGACACCTATAATCAAGAATCACGACGTACTTGGAGAATCTAGAATATATCATTATCTGAAATCAAGTTAACTCAAATAAACCAATCAACTAAGATTAATTTACCTAAATCAGTTACACGAGACTATCAGTATtcactgaaaaatgacatttCATTAGAATACATAatcaagattattttattttcatttggtaCATTTCAATTTTCCATTATAAAATTCTcgatagaaaaaatatattgctTGCTTTAATAAAGTACAGTAAGTTTTTTCAAATTCCATCACTACATTATAGGGATGTCAATGAGCGCacaactaatttttttaaaacataccAGTGTAAGGAATCGAAAAATCTGTCAAATTGCTATATTGTACTgtcaaatacaaattttatagCAATTCGATCAGTTTAGTTTACACACTCCCGTGAAGAGTAGCAACTAAATATACAGATAAAAATGCCCAGAAGGAagcattaaaaaaaaatcatatattcaTCTAGGGAACTTTCTCAACCTAGACTTTTCCAAAGGCTTAAATGCACCTCAAGGCTCAAACAAGCCTTCAGCAACAGAGTGAGACAAGTTATGTGCAGAAAACTTTCTTTTGTAAAGTAATAAATTAACGAAGATGTACAAGAGTTAATCTCCTACCATCAAATGAGTTCATATATACATCTCTGGTGTAAGATTTTAGCAAGTAGAAGAGTTTAGGTGTCCACATGTTGTTTcctaatagtgatcacaaagctgaGCTTCTCAACCTCACCCAACAATGAGGAATTTCCTTCACAAGCTTCTTTCAAAACCTGTAATCTATTTACCACATCGCAACTTTGAAGGGGCATATCATCCTTCAGGAATGGCTCGGATCTGGTATCCGGCCTTTGGTACTCGATTAAGTTAATAAAAAGGACCTGCAATTGGGTAAAACAAGTGTTAATGAGAAATCATAGAACCAGAAACAGCACTTCTAGACTTTATATCTGTGATACTGTCATTTGTTTTACTAAAGctaccaagaacaagaaatgcAGAATTTCAGAATCATCTGCTCTACTTCATTGTTGATGTGCACGCCAACAAATTTCTGAACGAGCAAATTGAATCAGCAAAAGGGAGCATTGTTAAATGtgaaaagacataactagtaggTAAGAATGTATCCAATACTAGTAGGTAGGAGCGTGTTGTCTTGCTGTCCATCGTAGTATTAATTTTGTTTCTTGTTCGATTTTTGTTATTATCAATTGTTTCATGTAGTTTAATTATAGTAGTATTTTGTTGCTGTATTGTTCTGCTACTATATGTTGTTTTTAGTACCGTctgttgtttcttttattttcagtACTTTTTCTAGacatcttgagccgagggtctattggaaacagccgctctacctctacctctgaggtaaaggtgaattctctaccctccccaaaccccactttgtggaactatactgggtatgttgttgttgctgtacGTACACTTATAGACAAAGCTCACCGAAGCATGAGCATTAGTGAATAATGAcgcaaaatcaagaaaaaaaatacagaagaacTGAAATTAAGTTTATATGGAGAAAAACCATATCAATTGAGTTGAGAACCCATTTTAAATTCTGAATCAAATATAGAGAGCAtttacatttttaaaagaaaggaaTAAGTTAGCTTAATTTTGATTTCTAATTTACATTTCCTAATTATAATGTATGTGTTCATAATGTCTTCTTAATGATTAGTCATATACTTTTTACCGGCTATATCTATACGCTAGCGACATCCTCTTCAAGATGGAGGCCATAAGCCTTAGAAATTGACCTAAtttgtaaatattaaaaaaaaaaaacaaatcattgGTTGGCCGGAATTTGCTAAGGCACACGCCTTAGAGCCTTGACATATTCACTAATGCACTATGTAAGCAAGTGCAAAGCAGACATTCTGCTCTGTGCATTGCTTCAGGCCTCAAATCACAGTTCGAGATGAGCCGTTTACAACAAAATAAGGGATTAGCAAAGCAGTTAAAGTTACAAATTTGCATACCTCATGTTGCTTCTTACGTAAGTAGTCTCGTAGCAGAGATTTGACGAGCTTGTTTCGCAAAGGAAGCATGTTTTCAGAGCAAGTCTGGAAAATAAAAGATGATAGATGGTGCAAGGCCAAAGTGAATGAAGCAGATCCTCTGCGTGCTGCTTTGTCTAGAGCTCCTGAAACCCATGATTTACAGTAAGCTTCCAACATCCTCTCATCATCCTGCATCAAAGTAATAATTATCCATAAGTAAGCAAAGCATAATCGATTCTTTGTTTACAGCAGAAACTTTGTAAGAGCTTTCCTCAACTCGACTTGGCCTTCTATAAAAATTAGACAACACAATCAATCTATTGATTCACTATTTTCAAAACTACATCTAGTAATGCCATAGTTATCATCATATTTCCAATATCTTTCCCTTTTACCTTCTAACCTTTTGTTGCCATACTGTCTTGCTCACAGGCGTCAGTGCCTTGCGCAAGGCAGGATACTGAACAAGATCAATTACTATCTCGATTTATATATGACATCCTGAACATACAAAGTTATTTTTATACATAACATACAAGTTACTTTTGTAACTGATACATGGCCAGAAGCAACCGCTCCCCCGAAACGGCATTTTTCCTTTTCCCTGTGTCTCTCTTTCCTATTTCCTTTTTGTTTCGGGATATAAAGTGCAAGGAGGGAGGCAGAGCGCAAAGAAGTCtggagtattttttttcctcCCAATTTCCAAATAGAACATGAAACAAACAACATGAAGTATATCACATTTTACTAAGTCGTTATAGCTGCACAGTAAGCACACTCATAGACAATGACAGATCTAGATCACTGTCAAACTTAAGCTTTCTCAAGTGAGTTTTCAAAACCATCAGTAAGTTACTCAGAGCGTCTATTTAGGACCAACACATATCAAACTTGCATTAGGATGGTATTGGATATCCCATTGTTTCGGGatcaaaacaaaatcatattAATATCCTTAAACAGCAAACAAATTTTCCTGTATGGGATGCCTTGCCAGAATCCTGGTTTATCCAACAGTCAAGATAAAACTCTAGATTACTTGGAAGGTATTGTGTAATGAACAAACATCCAGAGAACAGAAAAGGAATTCATAGAGCTTTGATTACATGAAAGGACAACTTAATAATTATGTGATTTTCAAGTGTTAAATGTATTTGGCTATTTGCTGATAATGTTTAAGCAAGCAATACCTCAACAGGTTCAAGATATCCACAAGTTGCAGCAACACACTTATCCAAAGGAGGCAAAAGCTCAAGAGCACAAGCATTAGACAGTGCATTCCATGCAGCAAGCCTTATAGGAGCTTCAACAAATCGATGCAGATAGACTCCTACTTGACGACCAAATATCATGTCACCATAAGAAACAGCAGCAAATTGCTCAACTAGATTGTCAATGAATGTGGAGTAGTTCTCATGTATGTCCGTCTTAAATTTCAGGTTCTTTGCAACAACTTTTTCTTCCCTATCAAGAAGCTGTCCATAGACATTTTGCAAAGCTTTGTAGAGATCCCTGCTATTTTCCTCTTCAAAAATGCCCATTCCAGAAAGTAAAGCTGCAGACAACGCGTGCAATTTCCATACTATAGGCACATTTCGGACTGGTGTTTGCAACTCAGCAGGAAGGAATGTGGACATTAGTTCAACCCCCAAGAGAAAGAAGAGTCCACCTTTTGCAACTTTAAGAAAATCCAGTGAATCATGACTGGCAGAACAAAGCACTGAGAGTGGACTGAGAAACCAATGCAAGGGAAGAGGCAATCTTTGGTGAGCCCACTCAGACACCAAACATGTAGTTTCTTGGCTGGCGGGTTTTAATTCAGAAATTTCCTCAGGAATGGGGTCCAATAGAACACTGTTTTTTTTAGAATTCTTATGGGATACTTGCTCATTTCCAGCAGCAGATTTACGCTTCTGTTTCGCAGACAACCATTTCTTCTTGAAGTGAGAAGCTAAGACATCACTCAACAGTAAATAGTCCTCTTCTTGATACACCCACCCGAAAGACTGAAAACCCAGATTAAGATTAAGAAATTGGCGGATGCTGAAATCAATGTACTTTAGAGTGGGAACTTGAAACAAGAAATCAAGCAGCTTATCTACTGCAGAACTATCCGTTGGCCCCAGCAATAAACACGCACCCATGacagaatttattttttgtattaaagaGTTCATCCCTTCAGTTGTAAACTGATCTTTGACAGATACAATGGGAAAAACATCAAGCAAGTAAATGAACAATCGTGCAGCTACTTGAGCTGATAAAATATGTTTTGACCAAAATCCCCCACCAGGGGCACCCCAGCCTACACCAATTCCTGGTGCTGGACCACCTCTACCAAACGTCTCAATTGATTGCATATGACGCCATTCAGAACCATTTGATTCCATTAAACTTGTCATCAAAGTTCTTAACTCAGGCAGAGAGGAGTGGAGAATCCCAGCAGCAAGAGTTTTCTCCTCTCCTGTAAGACTCTGGTATTGCAATGGATTCCGAGGTTCATTGTGAGCTACTGAGATCAGTTTATCAACACACCAAGCAACTCGCAACAATCCCTGGATGCAACTATTGGATGCTATTGATGTTTCTTGTTGggttttttttctcaaataacaCAAACACTCAAGGAACGAACTGCTTCCAGCAGCACCATCATGGCTTGCACTACTTACGCTTGAAAAACTCATAAGTCCATTTTTCAAAATTGCTAGTCCAATCTTAGGGACAAAGTCTGGCAGCCATGGAAGAGTCAAATCGCGCAACTCTGCATTATCTTCTGGGATTACAGCTTCAAGCACCGCAGAAAGCATGTCCATAATTGAAGATATCAACCACAGCAAGGGCGAAACAGCTGAATCCTGCATATCACCATTTAATTTCTCCTCATTTTGCCCCTCAAATAGACGAGATAGGATTGGCATCTCCTTTATCCTAATAGACTCTAGGGCGGAATCAATCATAGGACCAACCTGCGCCCAGCACCAGTTCTCTGCTTCTTCTGTAGTATCCCCATCCAAATGTTGCATGTGGGAATAAAAAGTTGGCAGTCTTCTAGTTAAAGCACCGAGTACAAGGTATGCTTCCTTGGCTATGGTGGTATATTCGCTGAGGACACTCTTCTCAATCAGCTTCCCAAATGCAGGAACGTTCAGCCAAATGCATAAGGCAGGAAATAGATCGGCAAAGTATGACACACAATATCCATGTTGCACGCAGACTCTCCACAACCGTAACTGTTCAACCAGAAGCGCTGATGAAAgcttacaagcctcttttccagACTTTACCCATTGGTCAAAAGAGGTATAACTATACAAGTTCCATATCATCTTTTGAACTATTCCAGTCTTGATAAATTCTAGGCAGTTCTTCTTGTCAAATCGAGCCAAAATCTGTCACATTAAAGAACAATATTTAAACGTTGGAATGAACTTAAAATTTGAATAGATTTATTTCAGGCACAAATGTTTCAAGCATGGATTCTTAATGCTTACTTTCAGGAGTGTAACTGACTTGATCATTGAGGTGCTAATCTCCATTTGCGCTTTCCTAGTGAATATGTTGATGATCGTTTGAACCAACTGTTGACACTTCACAATTGCAGTTGCGCATGTTGGTGAATGCCTAGCTATCGCAATTAATATGGAAATCAGGCGTTCTTCCAAAGCTGCTGAAGGCTGAGTCtggcattttaaaaaaaaaaaaaaaaaaaagatagcatGTCATGCTACAGTAAACAACCCGCAGTCAGCATTAATGGACAAGTTGCTCCCACAATCACAAGCTAGAATAAGAAAGAAGCATGGGTCCATCAGAAGAGACATACCTCCAAGAGATATTGTATCCTTTGAAGGATCCCCATCCTAATCAATCCTGCAGCTATATCTTGACCAGCAACGACAACATCATCCTGAATAGTGTGTTCACTTTCGTCCTTGTCCAGATAATCACGGGCTAAAAGAAGTATATTGGAAGGTTTTGCATTATATTTCCAGAAACCGCCATGGAAAAAACCATCTTCGATCTCTGGTCGACTTCTAAAGACAGGAGCAGTAGGTGCCTCCCTCTGAAGAGTTGGTATCCTCTGATAAGAACATAGAGGTCAAGAATAAACTATCACCCAATGCACAGTTCAAAGAGGCAATAAAGTTCACAAGTCTTACCTCCACAATTTCAAAAAGCTCCTCATTGATCTCGAAGGTAAGAGCACACAGAATGGCTCTAGCACAAGCCAGAACTACGGAATTGTGGTTGTCATCCAGATACATCCTACAGGTAAAAAAATGCATTTTCATCAAACACTTCCTTTGGGTAAAGAAAGAATGCAACAGCTGTTGTCTCAGAGAAAATTGATCTTGTTCCATGCGTAGCAAAGTTCTATTTCCAGGAATCCTAATTTAACAtgtgagatattgaagtatattaTTTTCCGATAGAAATGCTGTCATGAAACTAGTCGTAGTCGATATCCTTGAACTAAAATGTGAAAATTACAAATAAGGCATACGCAATCAACTTCATTTCCTTGAAACAAACCACAATCATTCAggtttcatattttattatgagACAAAACTGAAGAGGTACACATGTAGTTTAGTCTATGAACCCAAGGTTTTTACCCAACACCAACTACTAAGCTGAGTAGTGAGATCAGAAAGAATCTCAAATTCTTGTGAAGTAATAAGTCCATGAGTCCGTGACATTGGAACTTTCAACCATGAACCATGGACTTCTCAGAACGCTAAGCAGAGCACTAACAATCGGCTGATCAGTCGACCACGGACCACCCAATCATTTTAGAAGGGGCTATGCCTAACAAGGGGCATCCagggaaaaaaaagattttaaaggGTTAGTTTGGTTCTGAGATTCTACAAGGtacactaaaattaaaaaaaaaaaaaagaggggtgGGATGGGGAGAGGAATCTATGTGCTGCAGAAATTGAGATACTCTACAAGGAGGttcaccaaaaacaaaaactgtGAGAGATAATTCAGTTACTTGCAAGCTCTGCAATCAACTTTACACTTAATAGTTTTAACCCAACCATCCTACTTTTCTCAGAAGTTGTTCACAATTTCCACCTATTACCCACGATATTCTCTTATAGTcgtttttcaaataattttgagaagttaaCAAAATCAATTACCCAGAGGCTGTTTACTTTCACCTGGGAAAAAGGACTAACACTTCGTTTGATGCTTTTGTCTTCTTAAACAGGTAAGACCTTGCCCTTTCACCACAACAGCCTCCCCCACTCCCATTCCAAGTGGAGGCtcaaaagaaaaaggtgaaaggaAATCTAAAAGCAAGGAAGATTACGGACAGATGGAGAAAAAATGCATATTGGTTATGCATGGACAACATAAATGCAATATCACCGATGTCTAT contains:
- the LOC107880046 gene encoding acetylserotonin O-methyltransferase-like, with translation MGQETNGVVRLIHKGEEESQAQEDIWNCIFGFTEMAVVKCAIELGIPDFLETHQQPVSLNKLSNVLGCSASSLYRILRFLTNRGIFKEVSTENGETGYVQTHVSRLLRRDGENSMAALVLLESSPVMLAPWHYLSARVLAKENTAAFSAAHGKDVWEYAKTNPEHSKLINDALACHARVTMPAVIDNCAEIFKGIESLVDVGGGNGTTLGMLVKAFPWIKGINFDLPHVVSVAPHCHGVVHVEGDMFDSVPNAHAAFLMSVLHDWGDEECIQILKNCIEAIPKDTGKVIIVEAVLEGKIGKEKSLKDVGLMLDMIMMAHTSNGKERSAKEWAHILTEAGFSRHSIVQIPAIECVIFAYP
- the LOC107840602 gene encoding transcriptional elongation regulator MINIYO, which encodes MDPKKPTAQKIFGTVTNEDDASHLVGGIVEKGFSEQQFERPTTCSQPRPTVLPFPVARHRSHGPHWTPKVEDVCGNNDHDGEDKEEDFTGMDQIGAFAKPVERKENKGLDFSRWREIVASDNSSVPYKREESARKFKSTSKEPKFVAEVSRNKSNSDECTPDKYGKSAILSVEDGAKSQDVSMEDQHMVQEQEEDMDIDQEGMEQRANRSVLAEHRCRNGITEHEEEIIGDMHPNAQKHDISANKTDTSFDSQEVEGMQNASSLESQIDAENQAQLARMSDDEIAEAQAELMAKLSPAVLAALKRKGQEKLKRGKFSKSGSHYRGEKGSLLYQMKNATSQGTLKSVKDDTPKLSASTSVWDDWSKRVESVREIRFSLDGSIVKSEFDVPKSGYISTYAEQNLSERDYLRTEGDPGAAGYTIKEAVALARSMVPAQRTFSFHLIASVLDRAIHNIQQNQLGCILRSQDRDGFTDWEAIWAFTLGPEPELALLLRMYLDDNHNSVVLACARAILCALTFEINEELFEIVERIPTLQREAPTAPVFRSRPEIEDGFFHGGFWKYNAKPSNILLLARDYLDKDESEHTIQDDVVVAGQDIAAGLIRMGILQRIQYLLETQPSAALEERLISILIAIARHSPTCATAIVKCQQLVQTIINIFTRKAQMEISTSMIKSVTLLKILARFDKKNCLEFIKTGIVQKMIWNLYSYTSFDQWVKSGKEACKLSSALLVEQLRLWRVCVQHGYCVSYFADLFPALCIWLNVPAFGKLIEKSVLSEYTTIAKEAYLVLGALTRRLPTFYSHMQHLDGDTTEEAENWCWAQVGPMIDSALESIRIKEMPILSRLFEGQNEEKLNGDMQDSAVSPLLWLISSIMDMLSAVLEAVIPEDNAELRDLTLPWLPDFVPKIGLAILKNGLMSFSSVSSASHDGAAGSSSFLECLCYLRKKTQQETSIASNSCIQGLLRVAWCVDKLISVAHNEPRNPLQYQSLTGEEKTLAAGILHSSLPELRTLMTSLMESNGSEWRHMQSIETFGRGGPAPGIGVGWGAPGGGFWSKHILSAQVAARLFIYLLDVFPIVSVKDQFTTEGMNSLIQKINSVMGACLLLGPTDSSAVDKLLDFLFQVPTLKYIDFSIRQFLNLNLGFQSFGWVYQEEDYLLLSDVLASHFKKKWLSAKQKRKSAAGNEQVSHKNSKKNSVLLDPIPEEISELKPASQETTCLVSEWAHQRLPLPLHWFLSPLSVLCSASHDSLDFLKVAKGGLFFLLGVELMSTFLPAELQTPVRNVPIVWKLHALSAALLSGMGIFEEENSRDLYKALQNVYGQLLDREEKVVAKNLKFKTDIHENYSTFIDNLVEQFAAVSYGDMIFGRQVGVYLHRFVEAPIRLAAWNALSNACALELLPPLDKCVAATCGYLEPVEDDERMLEAYCKSWVSGALDKAARRGSASFTLALHHLSSFIFQTCSENMLPLRNKLVKSLLRDYLRKKQHEVLFINLIEYQRPDTRSEPFLKDDMPLQSCDVVNRLQVLKEACEGNSSLLGEVEKLSFVITIRKQHVDT